The following coding sequences are from one Parabacteroides pacaensis window:
- a CDS encoding DMT family transporter gives MAWIYLICAGLFEMGWLLGFKLAATMPKYHYLFIVLAVISMAISGWLLFIAQKVIPIGTAYAVWTGIGAIGTLVTGILFFHDSASIGRLLSATLIVMGIIGLKLAH, from the coding sequence ATGGCTTGGATTTATTTGATTTGTGCCGGTCTGTTTGAAATGGGCTGGCTGTTAGGGTTTAAGTTAGCAGCTACAATGCCGAAGTATCATTATCTATTTATCGTTTTAGCGGTAATTTCCATGGCTATCAGCGGATGGTTACTGTTTATTGCGCAGAAAGTTATTCCTATCGGAACGGCTTATGCAGTTTGGACGGGGATCGGCGCGATAGGAACGTTGGTAACCGGTATTTTATTTTTTCATGATTCTGCCAGTATCGGAAGGCTGTTGTCTGCTACCTTAATCGTGATGGGTATTATAGGATTGAAGTTGGCTCACTAA